One part of the Salinivirga cyanobacteriivorans genome encodes these proteins:
- a CDS encoding peptidylprolyl isomerase: MKRLVLITLLLVITSIYAQGQKDVILQIDNEQVTLEEFKRIYFKNNKDSALTRESLEEYLELFINFKLKVYEAKALDLHKQDKFVKELATYRQQLVKPYLTDSATDEQLIREAYERMKYIVRAKHILFKVPQKAKPADTLKIYNQAKEVLAKLKNGADFENMAKKHSMDPSVRYNNGDLGYFSAFKMVYPFENAAFSLDEGEISDLVRTNFGYHIIKVTDRLPAPGTVEAAHIMIRLPQSATPEQAKAAKLRIEELYNKLEAGANFADVARKHSEDPQTAKKGGQLPKFTPGRMLPNFEEKIFSQQEGTYSEPFRTKVGWHIVKLISKQPTEPLAKIRPQIKRKLSKTARANLSRKKVVQRLKMEYNLQCNKKVMNELVAAINNDSLINKKWHLDQEINTDEVLCTFADDAKLKVGELAQYIKKRAKQSKEDAEQFISSQKENYVNNKIIEYEKAHLEEKYPDFAWLMKEYHDGILLFNITDSVVWKKAVKDTAGLKAYYEDHKNEYMWDKRMQAEIIEVSPSYKLRKTQRIIKKHYKKGSKDQIESHLQNTYEDTTINVIFDSGIYEKGTNKYVDATNWETGLHLAEELDNKQIFIYNDKILEPQPKAFSDIKGLVTADYQNYLEQKWIASLREKYEVEVHKELLDKLLN, translated from the coding sequence ATGAAAAGATTAGTGCTTATTACATTACTGCTGGTTATCACATCCATTTATGCACAAGGGCAAAAAGATGTTATTTTGCAAATAGACAATGAGCAGGTTACACTGGAAGAATTCAAACGTATTTATTTTAAAAACAATAAAGACTCTGCCCTAACGAGGGAATCGCTGGAAGAGTACCTGGAATTATTCATCAATTTCAAACTCAAGGTGTATGAAGCAAAAGCACTTGATCTTCATAAGCAAGATAAATTCGTAAAAGAACTTGCCACATACCGTCAGCAACTGGTTAAACCCTATTTGACAGATAGCGCAACTGACGAACAATTGATCAGGGAAGCATATGAGCGGATGAAATACATTGTACGTGCAAAGCATATACTGTTCAAAGTACCGCAGAAAGCCAAACCCGCCGACACATTAAAAATCTACAACCAGGCAAAAGAGGTACTGGCAAAGCTGAAAAACGGTGCTGATTTCGAAAATATGGCCAAAAAGCACTCCATGGATCCGTCAGTGCGCTACAATAACGGTGATTTAGGCTACTTTTCAGCATTTAAAATGGTTTACCCCTTTGAAAATGCAGCGTTCAGTTTAGATGAAGGCGAAATAAGTGACCTTGTGCGTACAAATTTTGGGTATCATATTATTAAAGTAACCGATCGCCTACCAGCACCCGGAACTGTAGAGGCAGCGCACATTATGATTAGGTTACCACAGAGTGCAACACCCGAACAGGCAAAAGCAGCCAAGTTAAGAATAGAAGAATTATACAACAAGCTCGAAGCCGGTGCCAATTTTGCCGATGTGGCGCGTAAACACAGCGAAGACCCACAAACAGCAAAAAAGGGCGGACAGTTACCCAAATTCACTCCGGGACGTATGCTGCCAAATTTCGAAGAAAAAATATTCAGCCAGCAAGAAGGAACATATTCTGAACCCTTCAGGACAAAAGTTGGATGGCACATTGTAAAACTTATCTCGAAACAACCAACCGAGCCTTTGGCAAAAATTCGTCCGCAAATCAAAAGAAAACTGTCGAAAACAGCCAGAGCCAACCTGAGTCGTAAAAAAGTAGTACAACGGCTTAAAATGGAGTACAACCTGCAGTGTAATAAAAAGGTTATGAACGAACTAGTCGCTGCAATTAATAACGATAGTCTGATAAACAAGAAATGGCATTTAGACCAGGAAATAAATACGGATGAAGTGCTATGTACATTTGCAGATGATGCAAAACTAAAAGTTGGGGAGCTTGCTCAATATATAAAAAAACGCGCTAAGCAATCTAAAGAGGATGCCGAGCAGTTTATCAGTAGCCAAAAAGAAAACTATGTGAACAACAAAATCATTGAATACGAGAAAGCACACCTGGAGGAAAAATACCCGGACTTTGCCTGGTTAATGAAAGAATATCATGATGGTATTCTGTTGTTCAATATAACAGACAGCGTAGTATGGAAAAAAGCAGTTAAAGATACAGCCGGACTAAAAGCATATTACGAAGACCATAAAAATGAATACATGTGGGATAAACGCATGCAAGCTGAAATAATTGAAGTGAGTCCTTCATACAAACTCCGAAAAACACAAAGGATAATTAAAAAGCACTATAAAAAAGGTAGTAAGGACCAAATAGAATCGCATTTACAGAATACTTATGAAGATACTACCATAAATGTTATTTTCGACTCCGGTATTTATGAAAAAGGCACAAACAAATATGTTGATGCCACAAATTGGGAAACAGGATTACATTTAGCCGAAGAACTTGACAATAAACAAATTTTCATTTACAATGATAAAATCCTTGAGCCGCAACCTAAAGCATTCAGTGATATAAAGGGTCTTGTAACTGCCGATTATCAGAATTACCTGGAACAAAAATGGATAGCGTCGCTGCGTGAAAAGTATGAAGTAGAGGTTCATAAAGAATTACTCGATAAACTATTAAATTAA
- the guaB gene encoding IMP dehydrogenase, whose product MSFIENKIRFEGLTYDDVTLAPAYSEINPREVDLTTRFSRNIMLKSPIVSAAMDTVTEAPMAIAIAREGGIGVIHKNMTIAQQAKQVKMVKRAENGMIIDPVTIKKDGTVGDALNLMKEYKIGGIPVVDENKTFIGIVTNRDLRFEAKLGRKIDKVMTSENLITTRQNIDLEKAADILKKHKIEKLPVVDESNKLVGLITYKDIFKAKDRPNACKDEFGSLRVAAAIGVTDDSMDRAEALVTAGVDAIIIDTAHGHTKSVIDLLKKAKAKFTDIDWVVGNIGTPEAAVDLMKAGADAVKVGIGPGSICTTRVVAGVGVPQLSAVYEAAEALKGSGVPVIADGGLRYSGDIVKALAGGADSVMAGSLFAGTEEAPGETIIYNGRKFKAYRGMGSVEAMNEGSKDRYFQAEEDDIKKLVPEGISGRVPYKGTVGEVMYQMFGGLKAGMGYCGAKNIEELKNASFVRITSAGVIESHPHDVSITREAPNYSR is encoded by the coding sequence ATGTCATTTATTGAAAATAAAATCCGTTTCGAAGGGCTTACATATGATGATGTAACTTTAGCTCCGGCTTACTCTGAGATAAACCCCAGAGAAGTAGACCTCACGACCCGCTTTTCCAGAAACATTATGCTGAAAAGCCCAATTGTTTCGGCGGCAATGGATACTGTTACAGAAGCACCTATGGCAATTGCAATTGCGCGAGAAGGTGGCATTGGAGTAATTCATAAAAATATGACCATTGCCCAACAAGCCAAGCAGGTTAAAATGGTTAAAAGAGCAGAAAACGGAATGATCATCGACCCGGTAACCATAAAAAAAGATGGTACAGTCGGCGATGCACTGAACCTGATGAAAGAGTACAAAATTGGTGGGATTCCTGTGGTTGATGAAAATAAAACTTTTATAGGAATTGTTACTAACCGTGATTTAAGATTTGAAGCTAAGTTGGGTCGCAAAATTGATAAGGTTATGACTTCAGAAAATCTTATTACAACCAGGCAAAATATCGACCTGGAAAAAGCGGCTGACATACTTAAAAAGCACAAAATAGAAAAACTACCGGTTGTGGATGAATCCAACAAACTGGTAGGCCTGATTACATACAAAGATATTTTCAAGGCCAAAGATCGCCCAAATGCATGCAAAGACGAATTTGGCAGCCTGCGTGTGGCAGCGGCCATTGGTGTAACCGATGACAGCATGGATCGTGCCGAAGCACTTGTAACCGCCGGTGTTGATGCCATCATAATTGATACGGCCCACGGCCATACAAAGAGTGTTATTGACCTGCTTAAAAAGGCCAAAGCTAAATTTACAGACATTGACTGGGTTGTAGGCAACATTGGCACGCCGGAGGCAGCAGTCGATCTTATGAAAGCTGGGGCTGATGCAGTAAAAGTAGGTATTGGCCCAGGTTCAATTTGTACCACGCGGGTTGTAGCCGGTGTTGGTGTACCGCAACTCTCCGCCGTTTATGAAGCAGCTGAAGCATTAAAAGGAAGCGGCGTACCGGTAATTGCAGATGGTGGTCTGCGTTATTCGGGAGATATAGTAAAAGCCCTTGCGGGTGGAGCAGACAGCGTAATGGCAGGCTCACTCTTCGCCGGAACAGAAGAAGCTCCCGGAGAAACCATCATTTACAATGGCCGGAAATTTAAAGCCTACCGCGGTATGGGCTCAGTAGAAGCAATGAATGAAGGTTCTAAGGACCGCTATTTCCAGGCAGAGGAGGACGATATTAAAAAATTGGTACCCGAAGGAATTTCGGGCCGCGTGCCTTATAAAGGAACTGTGGGAGAAGTAATGTATCAAATGTTTGGCGGGCTAAAAGCCGGTATGGGTTATTGTGGCGCTAAAAATATTGAAGAACTCAAAAACGCATCATTTGTCCGCATTACCTCAGCAGGTGTAATTGAAAGTCATCCACACGATGTCAGCATAACTCGCGAAGCACCAAACTACAGTCGGTAA
- a CDS encoding sodium:solute symporter family protein, whose translation MNWIDLTIFIVYMILMLGVGLYFLRRNKSADDYYVGGRTMSKWHIGLSVVATDVGGGFSIGLGGLGFVLGLSGSWMLFTGLLGAWLAGTFLIPKVYPLAKTENFLTFPQLLKHSFGAPAAFIAGLISAIGYLGFTSSQILAGAKLASASFVDLGINEALIIMGVIAVVYTFMGGLKAVIYTDTVQWIILLAGLIGIGIPLGYFYLGGWEAIKDALPNEFFAFDNVTWQQIVKWLVTIIPIWFVGMTLYQRIYASKSAKEAKRAWYIAGVFEYPLMAFMGVIIGLFARIAFMNNDFEALGFPATGAIDEEMGLPLFLRTILPPGLMGLMMAAYFSAIMSTADSCLMASSGNIITDILKLPAQNSKRYMRIGQAITLTIGALALLIALQMQNVLELMLYSYAFMVSGLIVPVLAIFFWKTKSPHAAISSMVAGGGTTLSLIIGKFDLPLGLDPNIFGISAAFLVYFIVVEVEKRLK comes from the coding sequence ATGAACTGGATTGACCTTACCATTTTTATTGTTTACATGATCCTGATGCTTGGCGTTGGTCTTTATTTTTTAAGGAGGAATAAATCGGCCGATGACTATTACGTAGGTGGTCGCACCATGAGCAAATGGCATATTGGTCTTTCAGTTGTAGCCACCGATGTGGGTGGTGGCTTTAGTATCGGACTGGGTGGACTGGGTTTTGTTTTAGGGCTCTCCGGCAGCTGGATGTTATTTACTGGTCTCCTGGGTGCCTGGCTCGCAGGTACCTTTTTAATTCCAAAAGTTTACCCACTGGCCAAAACGGAAAATTTTCTAACATTTCCGCAACTGTTAAAACATAGTTTTGGAGCTCCGGCTGCATTTATTGCCGGGCTAATCTCAGCTATTGGTTATTTAGGTTTTACAAGCTCACAAATACTGGCGGGAGCTAAACTTGCATCGGCATCATTTGTTGATCTGGGCATTAACGAAGCACTGATAATAATGGGTGTTATTGCGGTTGTTTACACTTTTATGGGAGGACTGAAAGCCGTTATCTATACCGATACTGTGCAATGGATTATTTTACTTGCCGGCCTCATTGGTATTGGCATTCCGCTCGGATACTTTTATCTGGGCGGATGGGAAGCAATTAAAGATGCCCTGCCAAATGAATTTTTTGCTTTTGACAATGTTACATGGCAACAAATAGTGAAATGGCTGGTCACCATAATTCCCATCTGGTTTGTAGGAATGACGCTTTATCAGCGTATTTATGCTTCAAAATCGGCCAAAGAGGCCAAACGCGCCTGGTACATTGCCGGGGTTTTCGAATACCCGCTTATGGCTTTCATGGGTGTAATTATAGGGTTATTTGCCCGTATTGCCTTTATGAATAATGATTTCGAAGCCCTGGGTTTTCCTGCCACAGGTGCCATTGACGAAGAAATGGGCTTACCGCTCTTCCTTCGCACAATTCTACCTCCGGGCTTAATGGGATTAATGATGGCAGCATACTTTTCAGCTATTATGTCAACAGCAGACAGCTGCCTCATGGCGTCTTCAGGTAACATTATTACAGACATACTGAAACTACCAGCCCAAAATTCCAAAAGATACATGCGAATTGGACAGGCCATTACCTTAACCATAGGCGCTTTAGCTTTGCTCATTGCACTGCAAATGCAAAACGTGCTTGAACTGATGCTCTATTCTTATGCTTTTATGGTAAGCGGGCTCATAGTTCCGGTACTGGCCATATTTTTCTGGAAAACAAAATCGCCACATGCAGCAATCAGCTCAATGGTGGCTGGTGGTGGTACAACCCTGAGCCTTATAATTGGAAAGTTTGATTTACCGTTGGGGCTCGATCCTAATATTTTTGGTATTAGTGCAGCATTCCTCGTTTATTTTATAGTGGTTGAGGTAGAAAAAAGATTAAAATAA
- a CDS encoding DUF2975 domain-containing protein, translating to MKSNKNYKRLVGSIYFLLSAFLVISLLGILFYTVLMVISTTKDVTAVPIDLPLAAEHSIKLLTNAGEQIIGKTSDLSVSLIITEAPNWFLIYAQVHFLGLFFIGLYGISQLWFIFRSMHRHLKSDYPFKLRYVMRIRQIALAFFIWSFWQLIFFFVTKYGVISQIAFEGREVEIMFDMEIIISLLWGLIILVLAEIFRFGVELKKDNELTV from the coding sequence ATGAAAAGCAACAAAAATTACAAACGTTTAGTTGGCAGTATATACTTCCTGCTATCTGCCTTTTTGGTTATTTCTTTACTGGGAATATTGTTCTATACAGTTCTCATGGTAATAAGCACAACCAAAGATGTAACTGCAGTACCTATTGATTTGCCCTTAGCTGCCGAGCATAGCATAAAGTTGTTGACTAACGCAGGCGAACAAATTATTGGAAAAACATCTGACCTCAGTGTTTCATTAATCATAACAGAAGCTCCGAACTGGTTTTTAATATATGCACAGGTTCATTTTTTGGGCTTGTTTTTTATTGGGCTCTACGGTATAAGCCAGTTGTGGTTTATTTTTAGGTCGATGCACCGTCACCTGAAAAGCGATTATCCGTTTAAATTGCGTTATGTAATGCGGATACGGCAAATAGCCCTGGCGTTTTTTATTTGGTCTTTTTGGCAACTAATATTCTTTTTTGTCACAAAGTATGGGGTTATTTCACAAATTGCTTTTGAGGGCCGTGAAGTAGAAATAATGTTTGATATGGAAATCATTATTTCACTATTGTGGGGGCTCATTATTTTAGTTTTGGCTGAGATATTCCGTTTTGGAGTAGAATTGAAAAAAGATAACGAATTAACTGTGTAA
- a CDS encoding helix-turn-helix domain-containing protein, giving the protein MAIVTNLDVMLAKRKMKLSELSERVNISMANLSILKSGKARAIRFSTLEAICRELECKPGDILDYEADNN; this is encoded by the coding sequence ATGGCTATAGTTACGAATTTGGATGTAATGTTGGCAAAGCGAAAAATGAAGCTCTCCGAGTTGTCGGAAAGAGTCAATATAAGTATGGCCAATTTAAGCATTCTTAAAAGCGGTAAAGCCCGGGCTATTAGGTTTTCTACACTGGAAGCTATATGCCGGGAGCTTGAATGCAAGCCAGGCGATATTCTCGATTACGAAGCAGATAACAACTAA
- a CDS encoding M16 family metallopeptidase, translating to MRQKLFGLLTLLFVPGLIALAGSDEIEFEEYDLDNGLHVILHQDHTAPIVSISVMYHVGSKNEKPSRTGFAHFFEHLMFEGTKNIDRGEYSEIVEKAGGTLNANTSNDRTYYYEIMPSNQLELGLWLEAERMFHAKVDSVGIATQKKVVIEEKKQRYDNRPYGDIMIQTMKRAFKKHPYRWTTIGDAEHIRAAENHEFQEFYDMFYVPNNAVLVVAGDFEKDEAKKYIEKYYGTIPAGTQEIRRPEANEPPLGGEVRDTVYDQIQLPAIIQAYRTPAMGSEDYYAVDLLAKMLSGGQSSRLHKKLVDEKELAMAVNLFPMPFEHPSVALTFALPNMGVDPQKLEDAMNAEIEAVKNGTIDDREFQKLKNQVESEFVNGSARLYSRANALARNYTYFKNTDLVNTEIEKYRAVTKDDIKEAAKKYLTKDNRVVLYYLPESQKQKNQ from the coding sequence ATGCGACAAAAACTGTTTGGATTATTAACCTTATTGTTTGTACCCGGCCTAATTGCCCTTGCCGGATCAGACGAAATCGAGTTCGAAGAGTATGACCTCGATAATGGGCTGCATGTGATACTTCATCAGGATCACACTGCTCCAATTGTATCCATTAGCGTGATGTATCACGTAGGATCAAAAAACGAAAAACCTTCTCGCACCGGATTTGCCCACTTCTTTGAACACCTCATGTTTGAAGGTACCAAAAACATTGATCGTGGTGAGTACTCAGAAATTGTTGAAAAAGCAGGAGGTACACTGAATGCTAATACCAGCAATGATCGTACTTATTATTATGAAATCATGCCTTCAAACCAGCTTGAGCTGGGTCTATGGCTCGAAGCAGAACGTATGTTTCACGCTAAAGTAGACTCTGTTGGTATTGCCACACAAAAGAAAGTTGTGATTGAAGAAAAAAAGCAACGTTATGATAACCGCCCATATGGCGATATCATGATTCAAACCATGAAACGGGCATTTAAAAAACACCCTTATCGCTGGACTACCATTGGCGATGCTGAGCATATCAGAGCTGCCGAAAATCACGAATTTCAGGAGTTTTATGATATGTTTTATGTGCCAAATAATGCCGTACTTGTTGTAGCCGGAGATTTTGAGAAGGATGAAGCCAAGAAATACATTGAAAAATATTATGGTACGATTCCAGCAGGCACACAGGAAATACGCCGTCCGGAAGCTAATGAGCCTCCACTTGGCGGGGAAGTACGTGACACTGTTTACGACCAAATTCAGTTACCAGCCATCATTCAGGCTTACCGCACACCAGCAATGGGTAGTGAAGACTATTATGCCGTAGATTTATTAGCCAAAATGCTTTCTGGCGGACAAAGTTCACGCTTACACAAAAAGCTGGTGGATGAGAAAGAACTGGCTATGGCAGTAAACCTCTTCCCAATGCCATTTGAACACCCTTCGGTTGCTTTGACATTTGCGCTACCCAATATGGGTGTCGATCCGCAAAAGCTTGAAGATGCAATGAATGCTGAAATAGAAGCTGTGAAGAATGGTACAATTGATGACCGCGAGTTTCAAAAGTTGAAAAACCAGGTTGAAAGCGAATTTGTAAATGGCTCTGCCCGTTTATACTCTCGTGCCAATGCGCTTGCAAGAAACTATACTTACTTTAAGAATACAGATTTGGTTAATACTGAAATTGAAAAATACAGAGCTGTAACTAAAGACGATATCAAAGAAGCTGCAAAGAAGTATCTGACCAAAGATAATCGTGTTGTGCTTTATTATTTACCAGAATCACAAAAACAAAAAAATCAATAA
- a CDS encoding insulinase family protein — translation MKFLSSIFSVIILFSALNLSAQLDRSVRPEAGPAPEIKIGESKTFELDNGLKIILVENHKVPRVSFQLFLDNDPVLEKEAVGYLSATGDLMRTGTENRSKQEIDEAIDYLGARLSTNSNGFYGSTMSKFTEDFLKIAADVALNPTFPEEELEKYIKQTKSGLSTQKSDPGAMANNVAKVLRYGKNHPYGEVTTEESVENITREMCLDYYNTYFKPNNAYMVVVGDIKKRQAKKLVTKYFGDWQKGEVPTHKYDQPQPPKGNQVAIANKDGAVQSVIKITYPIDLKPGDKDAIPATVMNEALGGGVFSGRLMQNLREDKGYTYGARSQLSKNDLVGYFNAGAEVGTEVTDSAVTEFLNEMKGMTADPVTEEHLNMIKNVQTGSFARAMESPRTIARFALNTERYNLPSDYYNTYLKKLNAVTVDQVTEMAEKYIKPENSHIIVAGDKTALKKTLKKFDSDGEVKIYDTWGNEVDDNKTLPEGLTAEKVVAKYVDARGGATKLKAIKSVKQVAEMQMQGRTIQTIMIQESPDKMINETKMNGMLVSKQVYDGENGFMTGMQGEKDFEGEELKALKRESQMHKSLKYDELGYELELIALEDIDGKEVYKVKVTSPSGDSHFDYYDVNSGLKVMTKKTIETQRGEMEQVQQMKDYKPVGGVLYPHTIVSSGMMPQPMEIKIKSIDVNVDIDDAMYQK, via the coding sequence ATGAAGTTTTTATCAAGCATATTTTCAGTAATAATCTTATTCAGCGCGCTGAATTTATCAGCTCAGCTCGATAGAAGTGTCAGGCCAGAAGCTGGTCCGGCCCCCGAAATAAAAATTGGAGAATCTAAAACTTTTGAGTTGGATAACGGCCTAAAAATTATTTTGGTCGAAAATCATAAAGTACCCAGAGTTTCTTTTCAACTGTTCCTTGACAATGACCCTGTTTTAGAAAAAGAAGCAGTTGGATATTTAAGCGCAACAGGTGACCTCATGCGTACAGGTACAGAAAACCGCAGCAAACAGGAGATCGACGAAGCAATTGATTATTTGGGTGCCCGTTTATCTACAAATAGTAATGGGTTTTACGGATCGACCATGTCGAAATTCACCGAAGATTTTCTTAAAATTGCTGCTGATGTAGCTTTAAATCCGACTTTCCCTGAAGAAGAACTGGAAAAATATATCAAACAAACCAAGTCAGGTCTTTCTACACAGAAATCTGACCCGGGGGCAATGGCAAATAATGTGGCCAAAGTTTTAAGGTATGGTAAGAACCATCCTTACGGCGAGGTTACCACTGAAGAAAGTGTTGAAAATATCACACGTGAAATGTGTTTAGACTACTATAACACCTATTTTAAGCCTAATAACGCCTATATGGTAGTAGTTGGTGATATTAAAAAGCGTCAGGCCAAAAAACTTGTCACCAAATATTTTGGCGATTGGCAAAAAGGTGAGGTGCCAACCCATAAGTATGACCAACCTCAGCCTCCAAAAGGCAACCAGGTTGCCATAGCAAATAAAGATGGTGCTGTTCAATCTGTAATAAAAATTACTTACCCTATTGACCTTAAACCCGGCGACAAAGATGCAATTCCTGCAACCGTAATGAATGAAGCTCTTGGTGGAGGTGTGTTCTCAGGCCGTTTGATGCAAAACCTACGCGAAGATAAAGGCTATACATATGGTGCCCGTAGTCAGCTTTCAAAAAATGACCTGGTAGGTTATTTTAATGCAGGTGCTGAGGTAGGAACTGAAGTAACTGACAGTGCAGTTACCGAGTTTCTTAATGAGATGAAGGGCATGACAGCTGATCCTGTTACCGAAGAACATTTAAACATGATTAAAAATGTTCAAACAGGTTCTTTTGCCCGTGCTATGGAATCTCCGCGCACCATTGCACGTTTTGCCTTAAATACAGAACGTTATAACCTGCCCTCAGATTACTATAATACATACCTTAAAAAGCTTAACGCTGTAACAGTAGATCAGGTAACCGAAATGGCTGAAAAATATATCAAACCCGAAAACAGTCACATTATAGTTGCCGGAGATAAAACTGCGCTCAAGAAGACGCTTAAGAAGTTCGACAGCGATGGCGAAGTTAAAATTTATGATACCTGGGGTAACGAAGTAGATGACAATAAAACCCTTCCGGAAGGTCTTACCGCTGAAAAAGTAGTTGCTAAATATGTTGATGCCCGTGGTGGTGCAACTAAACTTAAAGCTATAAAATCAGTTAAGCAGGTGGCTGAAATGCAAATGCAGGGCAGAACCATTCAAACCATAATGATTCAGGAATCACCTGATAAAATGATTAATGAAACCAAAATGAATGGAATGCTTGTCAGTAAACAGGTTTATGATGGTGAAAATGGTTTCATGACTGGCATGCAGGGCGAAAAAGATTTTGAAGGTGAAGAGCTTAAAGCATTGAAACGCGAGAGTCAAATGCACAAATCTTTGAAATATGACGAACTTGGTTATGAATTAGAGCTTATTGCACTCGAGGATATCGACGGGAAAGAAGTGTATAAAGTAAAAGTTACCAGCCCGTCAGGCGATTCACATTTCGACTATTATGATGTAAACTCGGGTTTGAAAGTGATGACCAAAAAGACCATTGAAACCCAGCGTGGCGAAATGGAACAAGTACAACAAATGAAGGATTACAAACCAGTTGGTGGTGTATTATATCCACACACAATTGTATCATCAGGTATGATGCCGCAACCTATGGAAATTAAGATTAAAAGCATTGATGTTAATGTAGACATCGATGATGCTATGTACCAGAAATAA
- a CDS encoding integrase core domain-containing protein has protein sequence MEIRNDNGPQFGSKIIQSFFKENYLNQVFTHPYTPQENGHVESFHNILSKSLGNNNFWDIGQLTQRLTIFYEKYNNVRLHGSIANLPPRLFWEMWDKGLIIRKEYKNRKVRFYSKIPYYQLSGNESLREVPCLNRAALDEPSDLHRKVNGPVTPKQPSVKRSPSVVPC, from the coding sequence GTGGAGATCCGTAATGATAATGGGCCACAATTTGGCTCAAAAATCATCCAATCATTTTTTAAGGAAAATTATCTTAATCAAGTTTTTACACACCCGTATACCCCACAGGAAAATGGTCATGTGGAGAGTTTTCACAACATTTTATCAAAATCGCTTGGCAATAATAACTTTTGGGATATTGGGCAATTAACACAACGACTTACAATATTTTATGAAAAATACAACAACGTCCGACTACACGGCTCTATTGCAAACCTTCCACCTCGTTTATTTTGGGAAATGTGGGATAAAGGATTAATAATTCGTAAAGAATACAAAAACCGAAAAGTCAGGTTTTACTCCAAAATCCCCTACTACCAGCTATCGGGGAATGAGAGCCTGAGGGAAGTCCCTTGCTTAAATCGGGCGGCTCTCGATGAGCCGTCAGATTTACATAGAAAGGTGAACGGGCCCGTTACACCAAAACAACCATCGGTAAAAAGGTCACCTTCGGTCGTCCCTTGCTAA